A window of Mesomycoplasma lagogenitalium contains these coding sequences:
- a CDS encoding NUDIX domain-containing protein: protein MLEISCGAIVFKKFKRQIKVLIVKQFNKFWSFPKGHVENDETHIQTAIRELKEETNLENVIIMEQYQYETNYKLDNNNDKKVILFLAIEKEKNILKINDKDITKVKYLPVKRAMNMLKRKDLIEILRKSFNDLQFLIKDNKKEGI from the coding sequence ATGCTAGAAATTTCATGTGGTGCTATTGTTTTTAAAAAATTTAAAAGGCAAATTAAAGTTTTAATAGTTAAACAATTTAATAAATTTTGATCTTTTCCAAAAGGACATGTGGAAAATGATGAAACTCATATTCAAACTGCAATTAGAGAGTTAAAAGAAGAAACTAATTTAGAAAATGTTATTATTATGGAACAATATCAATATGAAACAAATTATAAATTGGATAATAATAACGATAAAAAAGTAATTTTATTTTTAGCAATAGAAAAGGAAAAAAATATTTTAAAAATTAATGATAAAGATATTACTAAAGTAAAATATTTACCAGTAAAAAGAGCTATGAATATGTTAAAAAGAAAGGATTTAATTGAAATTTTAAGAAAATCTTTTAATGATTTGCAATTTTTAATAAAAGATAATAAAAAAGAGGGAATTTAA
- a CDS encoding ABC transporter permease subunit produces MEKIKLWNWYGESYEKKINDKKYSYKDFINQSKNVYDRKKRNLDLKKKIDKNLFLKARLNLKNEEKRALTTLKISHRNESQILKETIKQLKIAKDLKSLIKFEIKKIDKKNIESANYVHNYYKMLLKTADDVSIKEQNIQSVLEKAKSDENILLMHKAFLIIIYQYIKITNNKERFSKKSVFENIDKFTSEQQIILNDDANIKKIKELYKVLINKQSKLFIKKSEIENQLPTIKKESKEKFKKEKKELKIDYQKRILQAEYSYNEEYQTKILDAKSELKERKLKIKAKKVELIEANKEKNLKLQQYYAGKKLQEKQIKQEYKQEIKIVKDLFKINKQYQKALIIANFLKLNAKKHLKDVYEKYHLSLVDFHTKNKENEIVFNKNKSHFQDVINKVESTIKNIKIEDKKRLEIHLENHLPFIYRKSKYKNALLYVKANYYKKLGQLKQEYSYDGDFLIKKSDALFEYLSDWNKQLNKFNYESRNAKLKILEIDSNPLQENKERLENKFLSIKTEYQENVNNLKSKLKANEITKKAYSFKLKELKINYKEDINSLKLFDEKEKNKSILKTQFIRLNSKRKIVKKIYESKVTEVVKQIPTENKNGAKWKAMFLNLLFPGLAQLFIFKEYRKAILYLILSTLFYAVFVPFSFGITWNKIGGIQGIIDLGKSIHNFEKGILPDARFWMFGAAASFILLAVTLAFIISSAVGAYRQGKFLEEGMRPQTWSQTKKWLSEQGFPWLISIPGWFLIAFIVLVPLITSLLISFSNTGFQHTPPGQTVDWIGFGQYGKWWIFRNNGLLTSISRVVGWTLMWTFLSGLSVIIVGTLFAILVNSEKIKFKKFFRLIYIIPWAIPAFVTIIFLKSAFQADSSSLINYILIKLNIIDSGINFFASTSWVRFLLIVIQTWLGHSYIFLLITGNLQSIPKDIYEAGEIDGARKSKLFWHITLPILLSSLAPLLIGQFTFMFNNFTIISLFSGGGPAYLNPTAFQEASTDIIISWIYKLTTAVQIDGNVAFSSALVILASLISVSFAAYGFAKSLAKGGK; encoded by the coding sequence TTGGAAAAAATTAAATTATGAAATTGATATGGCGAAAGCTATGAGAAAAAAATTAATGATAAAAAATATTCATATAAAGATTTTATTAACCAATCTAAAAATGTTTATGATCGTAAAAAAAGAAATCTCGATTTAAAGAAAAAAATTGATAAAAATCTGTTTTTAAAAGCTAGATTGAATTTAAAAAACGAAGAAAAAAGAGCACTAACTACTTTAAAAATTTCACATAGAAATGAATCACAAATTTTAAAAGAAACAATTAAGCAATTAAAAATAGCAAAAGATTTAAAATCATTAATTAAATTTGAGATTAAAAAAATTGATAAAAAAAACATTGAATCAGCTAATTATGTTCACAATTACTATAAAATGCTTTTAAAAACAGCTGATGATGTTTCGATTAAAGAGCAAAACATTCAATCAGTTTTAGAAAAGGCAAAAAGTGATGAAAACATTCTCTTAATGCATAAAGCATTTTTAATTATTATTTATCAATACATAAAAATTACCAACAATAAAGAAAGATTTAGTAAAAAATCAGTTTTTGAGAACATTGATAAATTCACAAGTGAACAGCAAATTATTTTAAATGATGATGCAAATATTAAAAAAATAAAAGAACTTTATAAAGTCTTAATAAATAAACAAAGTAAATTATTTATTAAAAAAAGTGAAATAGAAAATCAATTGCCAACAATTAAAAAAGAATCAAAAGAAAAATTTAAAAAAGAAAAAAAAGAATTAAAAATTGATTATCAAAAAAGGATTTTACAAGCTGAATATTCATATAATGAAGAATATCAAACAAAAATTTTAGATGCCAAATCAGAATTAAAAGAAAGAAAATTAAAAATCAAGGCAAAAAAAGTTGAGTTAATTGAAGCGAATAAAGAAAAGAATTTAAAATTGCAGCAATATTACGCTGGTAAAAAACTTCAAGAAAAACAAATAAAACAAGAATATAAACAAGAAATTAAAATAGTTAAGGATTTATTTAAAATTAACAAGCAGTATCAAAAAGCACTTATTATTGCTAATTTCTTAAAATTAAATGCAAAAAAACATTTAAAAGATGTTTATGAAAAATACCATTTATCTTTAGTTGATTTTCATACTAAAAACAAAGAAAATGAAATAGTTTTCAATAAAAATAAATCCCATTTTCAAGATGTTATTAACAAAGTTGAATCGACAATAAAAAATATTAAAATAGAAGATAAAAAAAGACTGGAAATTCATTTAGAAAATCATTTACCATTCATTTATAGAAAAAGTAAATATAAAAATGCGCTTTTATATGTAAAAGCAAATTATTATAAAAAATTAGGTCAATTAAAACAAGAATATAGTTATGATGGTGATTTTCTTATCAAAAAATCTGATGCTTTATTTGAATATTTAAGTGATTGAAACAAGCAATTAAATAAATTTAATTATGAATCTAGAAATGCAAAATTAAAAATTTTAGAAATTGATAGTAATCCACTTCAGGAAAATAAAGAAAGATTAGAAAATAAATTTTTATCTATAAAAACAGAATATCAAGAAAATGTTAATAACTTAAAATCTAAATTAAAAGCAAACGAGATTACTAAAAAGGCATATTCATTTAAATTAAAAGAATTAAAAATTAATTATAAAGAAGATATTAATTCCTTAAAATTATTTGATGAAAAAGAAAAAAATAAATCTATTTTAAAAACTCAGTTTATTAGATTAAATTCAAAAAGAAAAATAGTTAAAAAAATTTATGAATCAAAAGTTACTGAAGTAGTAAAACAAATACCAACAGAAAATAAAAATGGCGCAAAATGAAAAGCGATGTTTTTAAATTTATTATTTCCAGGACTTGCGCAATTATTTATTTTTAAAGAATATCGTAAGGCAATTTTATATTTAATTTTATCAACACTGTTTTATGCAGTATTTGTTCCCTTTTCATTTGGAATAACTTGAAATAAAATTGGAGGAATTCAAGGAATTATTGATTTAGGTAAAAGTATCCATAATTTTGAAAAAGGAATTTTACCAGATGCAAGATTTTGAATGTTCGGTGCTGCAGCTTCATTTATTTTATTAGCAGTTACATTAGCATTTATCATTTCCAGTGCAGTTGGTGCATATAGGCAAGGTAAATTTTTAGAAGAAGGAATGCGACCTCAAACTTGAAGTCAAACAAAAAAATGATTAAGTGAACAAGGATTCCCTTGGTTAATTTCAATTCCTGGATGATTTTTAATTGCATTTATTGTTTTAGTTCCTTTAATTACATCATTATTAATTTCCTTTTCAAACACTGGATTTCAACATACACCTCCAGGACAAACGGTAGATTGAATTGGATTTGGTCAATATGGTAAATGATGAATTTTTAGAAATAATGGACTACTAACATCAATTTCTAGAGTTGTGGGTTGAACATTAATGTGAACCTTTTTATCAGGTTTATCTGTAATTATAGTTGGAACATTATTTGCAATTTTAGTTAATAGTGAAAAAATTAAATTTAAAAAATTCTTTAGATTGATTTATATCATTCCGTGGGCAATACCTGCCTTTGTTACAATTATTTTCTTAAAATCAGCATTTCAAGCAGATAGTTCATCTTTAATTAATTACATTTTAATTAAGTTAAATATTATTGATAGTGGAATTAACTTTTTCGCAAGCACTAGTTGAGTAAGATTTTTATTAATAGTAATTCAAACTTGATTAGGACATTCTTATATCTTTTTATTAATAACAGGTAATTTACAATCGATACCGAAAGATATATATGAAGCAGGAGAAATAGATGGCGCAAGAAAATCAAAACTATTTTGACATATAACTTTACCGATTTTACTTTCTTCATTAGCGCCTTTATTAATAGGACAATTTACATTTATGTTCAATAACTTTACAATAATTTCACTATTTTCAGGTGGTGGACCTGCATATTTAAATCCAACCGCCTTTCAAGAAGCAAGTACAGATATTATTATTTCATGAATTTATAAACTAACAACCGCTGTACAAATTGATGGAAACGTTGCATTTTCATCTGCGCTTGTTATTTTAGCATCATTAATATCTGTATCATTTGCAGCATATGGATTTGCAAAAAGTTTAGCAAAAGGAGGTAAATAA
- a CDS encoding sugar ABC transporter permease, with protein sequence MKLFSLKSKIKDKKIKTNAFKNSKIKIHTSDSKPLTLIEGIYLFFNYLLLLIWVFIILFPLVTMVLASFNTFNPRYISLSPDSFKFGFDNFVYLFQNERSLYVNWYINTIIIALSTMLITIVFVAFNGYAYSRFKFAGSKHSLSVIMLLQMIPATASLISLYIIVTLGRDSLGLDPRITLILIYSGGAIAGNTFVFKSYLDSISRELDDSAKIDGCGNWKLFTRILLPIARPMIAIIALWSFLIPFGDVILPKFTIADMKQTTLAVGLDSFISTEPKHINAGAYSAGALLASIPPFVLFMLSQRHIVGGLSEGAVKG encoded by the coding sequence ATGAAATTATTTTCTTTAAAAAGTAAAATAAAAGATAAAAAAATTAAAACTAATGCTTTTAAAAATAGTAAAATAAAAATTCATACTTCCGATTCTAAACCACTTACTTTAATAGAAGGTATATATTTATTTTTTAATTACTTGCTTTTATTAATTTGAGTTTTTATTATTTTATTTCCACTAGTAACTATGGTGTTAGCTTCATTCAATACCTTCAATCCTAGATATATTTCTTTATCACCGGATTCATTTAAATTTGGTTTTGATAATTTTGTGTATTTATTTCAAAATGAAAGAAGTTTATATGTAAATTGATACATAAATACAATTATTATAGCATTATCAACAATGTTGATTACAATCGTTTTTGTAGCATTTAATGGTTATGCCTATTCTAGATTTAAATTTGCAGGATCAAAACATTCGCTTTCAGTGATTATGTTATTACAAATGATTCCAGCAACGGCTTCACTAATTTCGCTTTATATTATAGTAACTCTAGGAAGAGATTCGCTTGGATTAGATCCGAGAATTACATTAATATTGATTTATTCAGGTGGTGCAATAGCAGGGAACACTTTTGTTTTTAAAAGTTATTTAGATTCAATTTCGCGAGAATTAGATGATTCAGCAAAAATCGATGGTTGTGGTAATTGAAAATTATTTACTAGAATTTTATTACCAATAGCAAGACCAATGATCGCAATAATTGCCCTATGATCGTTTTTAATTCCTTTTGGTGATGTGATTTTGCCTAAATTTACAATAGCAGATATGAAACAAACAACATTAGCTGTGGGACTTGATTCATTTATTTCCACAGAACCAAAACATATTAATGCCGGAGCATATTCAGCAGGTGCTCTATTAGCATCAATTCCACCATTTGTATTATTTATGTTATCACAAAGACATATTGTTGGTGGTTTATCAGAAGGTGCAGTGAAAGGATAA
- a CDS encoding ABC transporter ATP-binding protein — MKKENTLLENVELDDINAYDLKFDTFLNEIGEITQSNSGGTIELVNLSKKYEGNDKWTLKDINLKIEAGKFCIFLGPSGCGKTTLLRMIAGLNSITKGDLLFNGKRFNNLSPAERNIAMVFQSYALYPHMNVYNNMSFGLKIAKERKDTIDRRVKDAAKILKIDNYLYNKPRDLSGGQRQRVAIGRAIVRKPSIFLMDEPLSNLDAKLRESMRREIVQIHRLLGTTSIYVTHDQLEAMTMGDQIVVLNDGKIQQNGTSKELYFKPANIFVAKFIGSPTMNLLVGENQDNNFVLEGTKWTLTLPEQLKETLKDKKELVIGYRTEDVIIHESQQPNSIRGKIFAVESLGKELSVVIKINWEKEIVATVLNNRDFELYQIVWVSFNDERVHIFDKNTEERLN, encoded by the coding sequence ATGAAAAAAGAAAATACTTTATTAGAAAATGTTGAATTAGATGACATTAATGCTTATGATTTGAAATTTGATACATTTTTAAATGAAATTGGAGAAATAACTCAATCCAATAGTGGTGGAACAATTGAATTAGTTAATTTATCAAAAAAATACGAGGGTAATGATAAATGAACTTTAAAAGATATTAATTTAAAAATTGAAGCAGGAAAATTTTGCATTTTTTTAGGACCATCAGGTTGTGGAAAAACTACATTATTAAGAATGATTGCTGGACTTAATTCAATTACTAAAGGTGATTTATTATTTAACGGAAAAAGATTTAATAATCTTTCGCCTGCAGAAAGAAATATTGCAATGGTATTTCAATCATATGCCCTTTATCCTCATATGAATGTTTATAATAATATGAGTTTTGGTTTAAAAATTGCTAAAGAAAGAAAAGATACAATCGACCGAAGAGTAAAAGATGCTGCTAAAATTTTAAAAATTGATAATTATTTATACAATAAGCCACGTGATTTATCCGGAGGTCAAAGACAAAGAGTTGCAATTGGTAGAGCAATAGTAAGAAAACCATCGATCTTTTTAATGGATGAACCTTTATCAAATTTAGATGCTAAATTACGTGAATCGATGAGAAGAGAAATAGTTCAAATTCACAGACTTTTAGGAACAACATCGATTTATGTTACTCACGATCAATTAGAAGCAATGACAATGGGAGATCAAATCGTTGTTTTAAATGATGGTAAAATTCAGCAAAATGGTACAAGCAAAGAGTTATATTTTAAGCCAGCAAATATTTTTGTTGCTAAATTTATCGGTTCGCCTACAATGAATTTATTAGTTGGTGAAAATCAAGATAATAATTTTGTTTTAGAAGGAACAAAATGAACATTAACTTTACCAGAACAATTAAAAGAAACTTTAAAAGATAAAAAAGAATTAGTTATTGGTTATCGTACAGAGGATGTTATTATTCACGAAAGTCAACAACCAAATTCTATTAGAGGAAAAATTTTTGCTGTTGAATCGCTAGGAAAAGAACTTTCAGTAGTAATTAAAATAAATTGAGAAAAAGAAATTGTTGCAACTGTTTTAAATAATCGTGATTTTGAATTATATCAAATAGTTTGAGTTTCATTTAATGACGAAAGAGTACATATTTTTGATAAAAATACAGAAGAAAGATTAAATTAA